In Chitinophaga nivalis, a single genomic region encodes these proteins:
- a CDS encoding PUR family DNA/RNA-binding protein has protein sequence MAYENNNQQERNNDSIFSKRLKAGKRRTYFFDVKTTRGNDYFLTITESKKRFNDNGYDRHKVFLYKEDFNKFLNALTETINYVKTELMPDFDFDAYNHDYVQEDQDETEGAEVEASPVTETVPVEASVTAQASHSTDEVDKW, from the coding sequence GTGGCGTACGAAAACAACAATCAACAGGAAAGAAACAATGATAGCATCTTTTCTAAACGATTGAAAGCGGGCAAAAGAAGAACGTACTTCTTTGATGTAAAGACCACTCGGGGAAACGACTATTTTCTTACTATTACTGAAAGTAAGAAGCGTTTTAATGACAACGGTTATGACAGGCATAAAGTATTCCTGTACAAGGAAGACTTTAACAAGTTCCTGAACGCCTTAACCGAAACCATCAACTATGTAAAAACTGAGTTGATGCCCGATTTCGATTTTGATGCCTACAACCACGACTATGTGCAGGAAGATCAGGACGAAACAGAAGGTGCTGAAGTAGAAGCTTCACCAGTGACTGAAACCGTTCCTGTAGAGGCGTCTGTAACCGCTCAGGCTTCTCATAGCACTGATGAGGTAGATAAATGGTAA